From one Lolium rigidum isolate FL_2022 chromosome 4, APGP_CSIRO_Lrig_0.1, whole genome shotgun sequence genomic stretch:
- the LOC124708886 gene encoding gibberellin 2-beta-dioxygenase 3-like isoform X3: MVVLAKGELEQIALPAVHRAAPPLADVPEVDLAAAWSGGAEGRAAAARAVAAACEEHGFFKVTGHGVPVELLVRVEAAAAAFFGLQQREKEAAMSAASPGSPFGYASKRIGNNGDLGWVEYLLLGVTAAGASTGDRSADAPLSVPAEEAAPSWACSDLLNEYTVAVRRMACSVLELMAEGLGMAESDAFARLVLHEDSDSMLRVNHYPPRPEQKQLHAGAGGNGRVTGFGEHTDPQIISVLRSNATSGLEIALRDGSWVSVPPDQSSFFVNVGDALQVLTNGRFRSVRHRVMVNSIRSRVSVIFFGGPPPRETLAPLPELVGEGGRRRYREFTWREYKASAYRTKLAENRLCHFETTS, encoded by the exons ATGGTGGTTCTTGCCAAAGGCGAGCTGGAGCAGATCGCGCTCCCGGCGGTGCACAGGGCGGCGCCGCCGCTGGCCGACGTCCCGGAGGTCGACCTGGCCGCGGCGTGGAGCGGTGGCGCCGAGGGGAGGGCGGCTGCGGCGCGCGCCGTGGCGGCGGCGTGCGAGGAGCACGGCTTCTTCAAGGTCACGGGCCACGGCGTGCCTGTCGAGCTCCTGGTGCGTGTGGAGGCCGCGGCAGCCGCCTTCTTCGGGCTCCAGCAGCGGGAAAAGGAGGCGGCGATGTCGGCCGCCTCGCCCGGCAGCCCGTTCGGGTACGCCAGCAAGCGGATAGGCAACAATGGTGACCTCGGCTGGGTCGAGTATCTCCTGCTCGGTGTcaccgccgccggcgcctccacgGGGGACCGCTCCGCCGACGCGCCATTGTCCGTGCCAGCCGAGGAAGCGGCGCC TTCTTGGGCCTGCAGCGATCTCCTGAACGAGTACACGGTGGCGGTGAGGAGGATGGCCTGCTCGGTGCTGGAGCTGATGGCGGAAGGTCTGGGCATGGCGGAGAGCGACGCCTTCGCGAGGCTGGTCCTGCACGAGGACAGCGACTCCATGCTGCGCGTCAACCACTACCCGCCGCGACCCGAGCAGAAGCAGCttcacgccggcgccggcggtaaTGGCAGGGTGACCGGGTTCGGCGAGCACACCGACCCGCAGATCATCTCCGTGCTCCGCTCCAACGCCACCTCCGGCCTCGAGATCGCGCTGCGGGACGGATCGTGGGTCTCGGTGCCGCCGGACCAGAGCTCCTTCTTCGTCAATGTCGGCGACGCCCTGCAG GTTCTGACGAACGGGAGGTTCAGGAGCGTGAGGCACCGGGTGATGGTGAACAGTATCCGGTCACGGGTGTCGGTCATCTTCTTCGGCGGCCCGCCGCCGCGGGAGACGCTGGCGCCGCTGCCGGAGCTCGTGGGGGAAGGCGGCCGCAGGCGGTACAGAGAGTTCACGTGGCGGGAGTACAAGGCGTCGGCCTACAGGACCAAGCTCGCGGAGAACAGGCTCTGCCACTTTGAGACCACGAGCTAG
- the LOC124708886 gene encoding gibberellin 2-beta-dioxygenase 3-like isoform X4, whose product MVVLAKGELEQIALPAVHRAAPPLADVPEVDLAAAWSGGAEGRAAAARAVAAACEEHGFFKVTGHGVPVELLVRVEAAAAAFFGLQQREKEAAMSAASPGSPFGYASKRIGNNGDLGWVEYLLLGVTAAGASTGDRSADAPFDLLNEYTVAVRRMACSVLELMAEGLGMAESDAFARLVLHEDSDSMLRVNHYPPRPEQKQLHAGAGGNGRVTGFGEHTDPQIISVLRSNATSGLEIALRDGSWVSVPPDQSSFFVNVGDALQVLTNGRFRSVRHRVMVNSIRSRVSVIFFGGPPPRETLAPLPELVGEGGRRRYREFTWREYKASAYRTKLAENRLCHFETTS is encoded by the exons ATGGTGGTTCTTGCCAAAGGCGAGCTGGAGCAGATCGCGCTCCCGGCGGTGCACAGGGCGGCGCCGCCGCTGGCCGACGTCCCGGAGGTCGACCTGGCCGCGGCGTGGAGCGGTGGCGCCGAGGGGAGGGCGGCTGCGGCGCGCGCCGTGGCGGCGGCGTGCGAGGAGCACGGCTTCTTCAAGGTCACGGGCCACGGCGTGCCTGTCGAGCTCCTGGTGCGTGTGGAGGCCGCGGCAGCCGCCTTCTTCGGGCTCCAGCAGCGGGAAAAGGAGGCGGCGATGTCGGCCGCCTCGCCCGGCAGCCCGTTCGGGTACGCCAGCAAGCGGATAGGCAACAATGGTGACCTCGGCTGGGTCGAGTATCTCCTGCTCGGTGTcaccgccgccggcgcctccacgGGGGACCGCTCCGCCGACGCGCCATT CGATCTCCTGAACGAGTACACGGTGGCGGTGAGGAGGATGGCCTGCTCGGTGCTGGAGCTGATGGCGGAAGGTCTGGGCATGGCGGAGAGCGACGCCTTCGCGAGGCTGGTCCTGCACGAGGACAGCGACTCCATGCTGCGCGTCAACCACTACCCGCCGCGACCCGAGCAGAAGCAGCttcacgccggcgccggcggtaaTGGCAGGGTGACCGGGTTCGGCGAGCACACCGACCCGCAGATCATCTCCGTGCTCCGCTCCAACGCCACCTCCGGCCTCGAGATCGCGCTGCGGGACGGATCGTGGGTCTCGGTGCCGCCGGACCAGAGCTCCTTCTTCGTCAATGTCGGCGACGCCCTGCAG GTTCTGACGAACGGGAGGTTCAGGAGCGTGAGGCACCGGGTGATGGTGAACAGTATCCGGTCACGGGTGTCGGTCATCTTCTTCGGCGGCCCGCCGCCGCGGGAGACGCTGGCGCCGCTGCCGGAGCTCGTGGGGGAAGGCGGCCGCAGGCGGTACAGAGAGTTCACGTGGCGGGAGTACAAGGCGTCGGCCTACAGGACCAAGCTCGCGGAGAACAGGCTCTGCCACTTTGAGACCACGAGCTAG
- the LOC124708886 gene encoding gibberellin 2-beta-dioxygenase 3-like isoform X2 translates to MVVLAKGELEQIALPAVHRAAPPLADVPEVDLAAAWSGGAEGRAAAARAVAAACEEHGFFKVTGHGVPVELLVRVEAAAAAFFGLQQREKEAAMSAASPGSPFGYASKRIGNNGDLGWVEYLLLGVTAAGASTGDRSADAPLSVPAEEAAPSDWRCSFRDLLNEYTVAVRRMACSVLELMAEGLGMAESDAFARLVLHEDSDSMLRVNHYPPRPEQKQLHAGAGGNGRVTGFGEHTDPQIISVLRSNATSGLEIALRDGSWVSVPPDQSSFFVNVGDALQVLTNGRFRSVRHRVMVNSIRSRVSVIFFGGPPPRETLAPLPELVGEGGRRRYREFTWREYKASAYRTKLAENRLCHFETTS, encoded by the exons ATGGTGGTTCTTGCCAAAGGCGAGCTGGAGCAGATCGCGCTCCCGGCGGTGCACAGGGCGGCGCCGCCGCTGGCCGACGTCCCGGAGGTCGACCTGGCCGCGGCGTGGAGCGGTGGCGCCGAGGGGAGGGCGGCTGCGGCGCGCGCCGTGGCGGCGGCGTGCGAGGAGCACGGCTTCTTCAAGGTCACGGGCCACGGCGTGCCTGTCGAGCTCCTGGTGCGTGTGGAGGCCGCGGCAGCCGCCTTCTTCGGGCTCCAGCAGCGGGAAAAGGAGGCGGCGATGTCGGCCGCCTCGCCCGGCAGCCCGTTCGGGTACGCCAGCAAGCGGATAGGCAACAATGGTGACCTCGGCTGGGTCGAGTATCTCCTGCTCGGTGTcaccgccgccggcgcctccacgGGGGACCGCTCCGCCGACGCGCCATTGTCCGTGCCAGCCGAGGAAGCGGCGCCGTCGGACTGGCGCTGCTCTTTCCG CGATCTCCTGAACGAGTACACGGTGGCGGTGAGGAGGATGGCCTGCTCGGTGCTGGAGCTGATGGCGGAAGGTCTGGGCATGGCGGAGAGCGACGCCTTCGCGAGGCTGGTCCTGCACGAGGACAGCGACTCCATGCTGCGCGTCAACCACTACCCGCCGCGACCCGAGCAGAAGCAGCttcacgccggcgccggcggtaaTGGCAGGGTGACCGGGTTCGGCGAGCACACCGACCCGCAGATCATCTCCGTGCTCCGCTCCAACGCCACCTCCGGCCTCGAGATCGCGCTGCGGGACGGATCGTGGGTCTCGGTGCCGCCGGACCAGAGCTCCTTCTTCGTCAATGTCGGCGACGCCCTGCAG GTTCTGACGAACGGGAGGTTCAGGAGCGTGAGGCACCGGGTGATGGTGAACAGTATCCGGTCACGGGTGTCGGTCATCTTCTTCGGCGGCCCGCCGCCGCGGGAGACGCTGGCGCCGCTGCCGGAGCTCGTGGGGGAAGGCGGCCGCAGGCGGTACAGAGAGTTCACGTGGCGGGAGTACAAGGCGTCGGCCTACAGGACCAAGCTCGCGGAGAACAGGCTCTGCCACTTTGAGACCACGAGCTAG
- the LOC124708886 gene encoding gibberellin 2-beta-dioxygenase 3-like isoform X1, with protein sequence MVVLAKGELEQIALPAVHRAAPPLADVPEVDLAAAWSGGAEGRAAAARAVAAACEEHGFFKVTGHGVPVELLVRVEAAAAAFFGLQQREKEAAMSAASPGSPFGYASKRIGNNGDLGWVEYLLLGVTAAGASTGDRSADAPLSVPAEEAAPSDWRCSFRSWACSDLLNEYTVAVRRMACSVLELMAEGLGMAESDAFARLVLHEDSDSMLRVNHYPPRPEQKQLHAGAGGNGRVTGFGEHTDPQIISVLRSNATSGLEIALRDGSWVSVPPDQSSFFVNVGDALQVLTNGRFRSVRHRVMVNSIRSRVSVIFFGGPPPRETLAPLPELVGEGGRRRYREFTWREYKASAYRTKLAENRLCHFETTS encoded by the exons ATGGTGGTTCTTGCCAAAGGCGAGCTGGAGCAGATCGCGCTCCCGGCGGTGCACAGGGCGGCGCCGCCGCTGGCCGACGTCCCGGAGGTCGACCTGGCCGCGGCGTGGAGCGGTGGCGCCGAGGGGAGGGCGGCTGCGGCGCGCGCCGTGGCGGCGGCGTGCGAGGAGCACGGCTTCTTCAAGGTCACGGGCCACGGCGTGCCTGTCGAGCTCCTGGTGCGTGTGGAGGCCGCGGCAGCCGCCTTCTTCGGGCTCCAGCAGCGGGAAAAGGAGGCGGCGATGTCGGCCGCCTCGCCCGGCAGCCCGTTCGGGTACGCCAGCAAGCGGATAGGCAACAATGGTGACCTCGGCTGGGTCGAGTATCTCCTGCTCGGTGTcaccgccgccggcgcctccacgGGGGACCGCTCCGCCGACGCGCCATTGTCCGTGCCAGCCGAGGAAGCGGCGCCGTCGGACTGGCGCTGCTCTTTCCG TTCTTGGGCCTGCAGCGATCTCCTGAACGAGTACACGGTGGCGGTGAGGAGGATGGCCTGCTCGGTGCTGGAGCTGATGGCGGAAGGTCTGGGCATGGCGGAGAGCGACGCCTTCGCGAGGCTGGTCCTGCACGAGGACAGCGACTCCATGCTGCGCGTCAACCACTACCCGCCGCGACCCGAGCAGAAGCAGCttcacgccggcgccggcggtaaTGGCAGGGTGACCGGGTTCGGCGAGCACACCGACCCGCAGATCATCTCCGTGCTCCGCTCCAACGCCACCTCCGGCCTCGAGATCGCGCTGCGGGACGGATCGTGGGTCTCGGTGCCGCCGGACCAGAGCTCCTTCTTCGTCAATGTCGGCGACGCCCTGCAG GTTCTGACGAACGGGAGGTTCAGGAGCGTGAGGCACCGGGTGATGGTGAACAGTATCCGGTCACGGGTGTCGGTCATCTTCTTCGGCGGCCCGCCGCCGCGGGAGACGCTGGCGCCGCTGCCGGAGCTCGTGGGGGAAGGCGGCCGCAGGCGGTACAGAGAGTTCACGTGGCGGGAGTACAAGGCGTCGGCCTACAGGACCAAGCTCGCGGAGAACAGGCTCTGCCACTTTGAGACCACGAGCTAG